GTTGGTATTCAGAGATATAAAGGAACACTGAGGGATTCTACTCTGCCAAACTAAAGGTCACTCAACAGGAGACAAACAGAAAATTATTTGATATGCATTGTTCAACAGAGCCCGCTCAATGAAGTGAGGAAGACAGAATTTCACATTCCTAGTCAGCTGTTCCGGTGTGTTAAGTACATATGTGAAGATGAAAATCATTAAGGGATATTTTGGGAGTGCTCTCTAGTGTTTCTCTTGCTGGTTGCTGTCACATTCGTTGAAATGaacggaccaaggcacagcgtgcatagagttccacatgtGTATTAAAATgaaactcaacaacaacaacaacaacaacaacaacaacaacaacaacaacaacaacaaagccaTAATGACTGGCGTGCTcacaggcactacacaaaaacaagatcccaaactaaggctgcctaagtatgacccccaatcagagacaacgatagacagctgcctctgattgggaaccatacccagccaacaaagaaataccaaatcacaccccgacctaaccaaattgagaaataaaaaggctctctaaggtcagcgCGTGACAGTTTCTTCTACTGTGGACTATCTGTGACCATCTGCCGTCTAAAATATAAAGGATCAAGTTAAACAGCAGTGGGATGACCTCAGGAAAATTAAAACCTCACCAAGGAACTACTTCTAGTCAAAGATGAATGCATTTTAGCTCATGGTGAGCAAAGGGGTCTCATTCAAGAGAGGGATCGCATCAATGAAGACCTCAACTGTCAGCTGAAAAACCTAACTGAGGAGCAGGATCAGATTAAAGAAGCTGATTGTACTCATTAATCAGTTGTGAACAGGAAGGGGTAAAGATCTTGAAACCATTCAAACACATTCAGTGAATGTGACTCTAGACCCTGATATGGCACATCACCGTCTCATTCTATCTGAGGATGGAAACAAGTGGAACATGGAAATATACATCAGACACTGCCAAGCAAGAGAGGTTTGATACTTTTCTCAGTGTCATGAGAAGGGGGGGGCTTTTCCTCTGGGAGATTTTACTATGAGGTGCAGGTTAAGGGGAAGACTGAATTGGATTTTGGAGTGGCCAGAGAGCCCATCAACAGAAAGGGGATGAGAACACTGAGTCCTGAGGATGGATCCTGGATTTTGTGGCTGAGGAATGGGAATGAGTACATGATTCTCGCTAATCTTCCTGTCTCGCTCTCCCTGAGAGAGAAGCCCCAGAAGGTGGGGGTATTTGTGGATTATGAGAAGGGTCAGGTCTTCATCTACAATGTGGAGGCCAGGACTCACATCTACTCTTTCACTGGCTCCACCGTCACTGAGAAACGATATCCTATCTCCAGACCCTGTGGTAAAAATGGCAGCATAAAATATAAGACCTATGATCATCTCTCCTGTAGAAGATACTGACACTGACTGATTCTATAATGGATGTCACTGTCTGACAGTTTGAACAAAGCAAGGCAAATTAACTGTTTTGAGAGGGATAAATTTTGCTTTTCAGTTTGAGTGACCTGTAATTTGTTTATCATTATATCTTTTGCATGGAGGTTTACAACTTCAGGAGAAATGTAAATCCAAACTGTatcaatcaattaaatgtatttataaagcccttcttacatcagatgatgtcacaaagtgctgtacagaaacccagtctaaaactccaaacagcaagcaatgcaggtgtagaagcacggtggctgggaaaaactccctagaaaggccagaacctaggaagaaacctagaaaggaaccaggctatgtggggtggccagtcctcttctggctgtgccaggtggagattataacagaacatggccaagatgttcaaatgttcatagatgaccagcagtgtcaaataataataatcacagtggttgtcgagggtgcaacaggtcagcacgtcaggagtaaatgtcagttggcttttcatagattATTACCATGTATTATTTGTAACAGTGAATAACGTGTTTTCTGTATTTTTAAGGTATATTGCAGATATTGTGAAAAACCTTTAtctacacagtgtacaaaacattatgaagaCCTTCCTAATcttgagttgcaccccatttgCCCttaaaacagcctcaattcaccgggcatggactctacaaggtgtcaaaattgttccacatggatgctggcccatgttgactccaattcttcccacagatgtgtcaagttggctggatgtccttttggtggtggaccattcttgatacacacaggaaactattgagcgtgaaaaacccagcagcattgcagttcttgaaacactTAAATTGGTGCACCTGgaacctactatcataccctgttaaaaggcatttaaatattttgtcttgcccattcgccctctgaatggcaaacatacacaatccatgtctcaattgtctcaaggtatAAACATTCTTCttcaacctgcccccccccctcccttcagctacactgattgaagtggatttaaaaggtgacatcaataaggcatcatagctttcacctggattcacctggtcagtctatgtcatggaaatagcaggtgctcctaatgttttgtacactcagtgtctatAGACATGTATACATattaacacatacagtggggagaacaagtatttgatacactccCGATTTTGcatgttttcctacttacaaagcatgtagaggtctataatttttatcataggtacacttcaactatgagagacggaatctaaaacaaaaatccagaaaatcacattgtatgatttttaagtaattaaattgcattttattgcatgacataagtacttGATACATCAGAAATCagaatttttaatttttaattttttttaccccttttttctccccaatttcgtagtatccaattgttagtagttactatcttgtctcatcgctccaactcccgtacgggctcgggagagatgaaggtcaaaagtcatgcgtcctccgaaacacaacccaaccaagccgcactgcttcttaacacagcgcgcatccaacccggaagccagccgcaccaatgtgccggaggaaacaccgtgcacctggcaaccttggttagcgcacactgcgcctggcccgccacaggagtcgctggagtgcgatgagacaaggatatccctaccggccaaaccctccctaacccggacgatgctaggccaattgtgcgtcgccccacgggcctcccggtcgcggccggctgcgacagatccgaaagagtctctggtggcacagctagcgctgcagtgCAGTGCTCTAGACCACTGCGCTACCggagcagaacttaatatttggtacagaaacctttgtttacaattacagagatcatacgtttcctgtagttcttgaccaggtttgcacacattgcagcagggattttggcccactcctccatacagaccttctccagatccttcaggtttcggggctgtcgctgggcaatacggactttcagctccctccaaagattttctattgggttcaggtctggagactggctaggccactccaggaccttgagatgcttcttacggagccactcaacttagttgccctggctgtgtgtttcgggtcgttgtcatgctggaagacccagcatcttcaatgctcttactgctcttactgagggaaggaggttgttggccaagatctcacgatacatggccccatccatcctccccttaatatggtgcagtcgtcctgtcccctttgcagaaaagcatccccaaagaatgatgtttccacctacatgcttcacggttgggatggtgttcttggggttgtactcatccttcttcctctaaacacggcaagtggagttcATACCAAAAAGCcccatttttgtctcatcagaccacatgaccttctcccattcctcccctggatcatccagatggtcattggcaaacttcagacgggcctggacatgcgctggcttgagcagggggaccttgcgtgcgctgtaggattttaatccatgacggcgtagtgtgttactaatggttttctttgagtgtggtcccagctctcttcaggtcattgaccaggtcttgccgtgtagttctgggctgatccctcaccttcctcatgatcactgatgccccacaaggtgagatcttgcatggagccccagaccgagggtgattgaccgtcatcttgaacttcttccattttctaatatttgcgccaacagttgttgccttctcaccaagctgcttgcttattgtcctgtagcccatcccagccttgtgcaggtctacaattttatccctgatgtccttacacagctttctggtcttggccattgtggagaggttggagtctgtttgattgagtgtgtggacaggtgtcttttatacaggtaacaagttcaaacaggtgcagttaatacaggtaatgagtggagaacaggagggcttcttaaagaaaaacgaacaggtctgtgagagccgaaattcttactggttggtaggtgatcaaatacttatgtcatgcaataaaatgttaattaattacttaaaaatcttacaatgtgattttctggatgtttgttttagattccgtctctcacagttgaagtgtacctatgataaaaatgacatacATGCTTTGTACgtagaaaaacctgcaaaatcggcagtgtatcaaatacttgttctccccactgtatgtccatATCAATCTGAATCTAACAATACAATATAATGAACAACACTTGAAAACGAAATAATGAGTCATTAACTGATGTTGTATAATAGCATTCCTATAATAAATGAATGAAAAAGGACTGCCACCAACGTTATCCTCATGAAGAACAAACCAACCCTTCCTTATGGGTTAATTGGTAAGCCATTAAGAATGAAAGTCCTTTGTGCCATCACGACCTCTATAAAACTCCCGATTACAGTATCTTAGCAACAGGTGATCATTAAACCGAGTTTGTTGCAGTACATCCTACTGCTAACGCCCAACATGGAAATACGCAGCTATGATCACAAAGGTGTGATTGACATCATTCCAATCATTTTAGAAAAATACACTGAGTTCAATGTTATGAAAGCTTCGTAATCCATTGTTTGTGTGATTCAATTAAATAATCAAGCAATTGGTCGGTTGTCATCTTGACAGAAATAAATAAGAGAGATGAAAATCAGGTCTGTTTTTTTCCTGCAGTATGAAAGCAGGAGAAATCTGCCAGGGGAATGAAGGGCTCTATTGTTTGTCATTAATTACATGATTCCCCTTGGCTGATTACATATTTGGCTCTGCTTATGGGAAAATGTGGTCTAAAAGGCTGTGGGGGGACAGTTTCAGAGTGGCATGCATGTCTAATGCACAAACATAACATGGGTGACATGtgacatggacatacagtacattgtagaatatagtTAAAATCTCAGAGGCATTCAGTCACCATTTGAGGACGGTGGTTTAAGTTGATAGAGAAACCTGTGAGGTTGAAACCCATGTGACACAACTAACCGCACCTCTCTCACCTATAAATCCTTAATGAGGGTAGTCTCTAGTAGGTTTATGGGCATCAGGAATGAGGTGATGGGCATTCCTTCTATCACGTGAATTAACCATAAAGTCCACCTTTGTTCAAGTATTTGTTTTGGAAACGAGCAGCAGTGCTGGGAATAGGATCAGCATTAGGCCCCGTCCGGACTTTTATCCTCCAACTGCATCCCTCCCAACAAAACATGTCATCAATATTAAAGGAGATACAATATTACAGTATTCATTGGACTGGTACTATATGTTTTGTGACTGTTTTGTAGGTTACTGGAGGATGCCTTTATTGTTGTGTTTTAGCAACTCATCAATGTAGATTTGAGATTGGAAATATCCGTTCTCATACCAGGAAGACTTCATCAAGGTAatgacagtaatggacaaggacTAGGAAGAGGTCAAAAGGTAAACCATAACCTATAGCTTCTATCCTTCCTCCTCATGTCAGGCAGAGTTTCTGCTATTTTTTCATTGGATTAGAAGTTAATTGACCTAAACATACATAGGGTAAATTAAATTAAAAGAGGTCCAAATAAATTCACATTCTAATAGTTTAGACTTAGTTAAATCAGTTAACTAATATGAGAAAAATAATTTCTGAATTAGGTTTCAATTGATTGGAATTGATTGTGATTGTAAAAACGTCACAATAGGTATATATTGCTAATATGCCACTTGACATATTTTGGGATTGTAGGTATGGGAAGGTAGGCTAAGACTTCTGAATATCAACTGCACTCACCCTCGGCTACATATAAGTTGAAGGGCTTCGACGTGTCCATGAAAAGCAGCCCATAGCGTAGGCGTCATCCCGTCCTCGTCTGGAGAATTCAGGTCTTTCCTGGTAGCCTCTTTCAAGAGGTCCAGGTAGCCATCGATCGCTGCTTTGTGGTACCTAGACATGTTTACTCTGTGTTTAGAACGCTACACtgtgaaattaaataaaaaaggCAGGTCTTTTAGCAGAAGGAATCTGGCATTTTGTTCTTCCTTCCAGCGCGTTGGAGCGCCACAATTGCGCATCGGAGATGTGAGTGGTTTGGTCAGAGCGCTGGGCGTTATCATATCGGTGGAACTCACTGCCATAAAACAAAAGCAAAGTCCATTTGGGATTTGTCATGCTGTCCCATTGAGGAAATTCAAGAATCTACAATTGATATGCTGAGAGAAGTTATTAGGCTACTGTATAGGCCTAGGTCACATGTTGCTAAATGATGGAATGGCAATGACAGAGACAATATATAGTCAAAATATGTTAAATGAATTGTGCATATATATCAGTAGGCTTTTATTCATAAAATGTCACGAGGTCATAAAACAGGTCAGTGGCCATACCTGGCTAGGCGCGCTTTTGAACTCAAGCGCAAAAAGAAAGCCGTACAAATCTCAGGTGGCCTAAAGTACTCCATTCCAGTAGATGGCAGTATCGCCCTTTAGAGCGTTCTGAACTCTGACTGACTGCACCACCAAAATTAGTTTTTAGGAAGCAGAAATCTCCACAACGAAATTTGCCTTATTTATGGCACTGTCAGAGTACACAAAAGCCACTCAGCCACTCATCATGGGATGACAGCAGGTAAACGTACTCCACCACAACCAGTCTCACCGCAAGAAACTCAACCACCGGTTGTTTGAACAGGGTGCTCTGCAGTCGCTGACCGATTTGGCATTCGTACTAGATCGACGCTCTGCGGCCCTAAAGAATCGGAGATGTCCGACAATGGTGCCTCAGCGATCAACCTTCTGTCTTATGAGACACTGGTACACGCCGTGGCAGGTGCAGTGGTAAGGACATCTCAACGTAGTTTGCCTATGTATGAACAGTCCTTTAATAATAAAGACAAGGCCAAAACGTTTGAATAACTACACTGAAATGTTACAACCGGTGCCTCTAGCTAGTTTGTTAGTTAGCATACTGTGTCAGATTGTATCAACTTTGTGAATTTTGTCGTGTAACATAGGTTTAACTACCCGTCTATATTCTATATGTCATAATGTATTTGCTTCTAGGGTAGCATGACGGCGATGTCCGTCTTCTTTCCTTTGGATACAGCGAGGATCAGACTTCAGGGTGAGTTGTAGAGTAATTGGTGGTACATACTGACTGCTGATAACCATCTTTGTTGTCAGTGTGGTCATACTTGTTTGCTATAACGTTGGACTCTGCACCCAAGGGTAAGTGAGTTCACAAGGAAATGAGTGATGGATATATAGAAGTGGAAACATTGACAAGAGAGACCTTACCATGGTATGAGCATACCAGAGCTGCAGCCTACTTCCAATGTTacaataatgtaacaaaatgacaATCCCTTTTCTGCCTTCTTTTTCTGTTGCAGTGGATGAGAATCGGAAGTCCAAATCGACTGCCATTCTCCTGGCTGAAATAGCAAAGGAGGAAGGCCTGTGAGTATTGTATGGAACTGTACACCTACTTTACTACAATTTATAATCCACCTTAGATTGCGTAAAATCAATTGACTGGAAAGGAAAGCTGGCCTCGTACCACCGCAATACAGGGCTTTCACTAGGCTGTTGTACCCATAGATCTAGAATAGAGTAGTAGAATGGCCATTCCTTTCAGTTCAAAGCAATGTCCATTCCACCCATTGTATTTCTATGACTACTTTTGTGTTGGGCCAGGAGTTTTCCCCAGTCAGATCACATGCACAGGAAAAACTCCTAGTCCTGGGTTCCCATGGCCCAATGACTGACTTTGTGGATTTCCCTGGTCTTTCTCCCCTCCCAGGTTGTCTCTGTACAGAGGCTGGTTCCCAGTCATCTCCAGTCTGTGCTGCTCCAACTTTGTCTACTTCTACACCTTCAACACGCTGAAGAAAGTCATGGTGGGTAATCAGGGCCGGTCCAGACCCGGAAAAGACCTTCTCATGGGCTTCATCTCAGGTAGGACGACCGAACAGGGACCTTTTAGTGGTAATGGCTAAGTCACTATCAACCTACTGCCACCTATTTTCATGGACTCTAAGTCATTGATGTAGTTATATTAGGGAAGAGGAGTCTGAGAGGTGATTAACAGAGAGATTCATTGAAGAAAGTAGATTTAACCTCCATATTTAAATGTCTTTCTGTTGCCCAAGTTGTGTGTTTTTCCCCCAGGGGCAGTGAACGTGCTCCTGACCACGCCCATGTGGGTGGTCAACACCCGGCTCAAGCTGCAGGGGGCAAAGTTCAGGAACGAAGACCTCCAGCAGACCCACTACAGAGGCATctttggtgtgtgtctgtctatttgTGTTATTCACTGTCTCTTTTCAGTACTAATAAAATGTGACTTGCTATCATCATACAATGTGTGTTTTCGATTGCAGATGCTTTCTCGCAGATCATAGCCAGGGAGGGAGTGGGGACTCTTTGGAACGGTACACTGCCTTCTCTGGTGCTGGTCTTCAACCCTGCAGTTGTGTTCATGTTCTATGAAGCCATGAAGAGGAGAGCaggcagaggagggaggaaggtgagggaaggagaggagggagccaACTGTCAGTCATGCTGAAGGTCTTTgagcctttgttttgtttttgtctgcTCCTAGATTACATCAGCAGAGATCTTTCTCATTGGCGCTGTGGCCAAGGCCATCGCTACCACGGCGACGTATCCCCTGCAGACCGTCCAGGCCATTCTAAGGGTAAACATCTCTAAATGCACACACCTGCTAACTGAACACTCATAGCAGTGTTTCCCCATTGCTTCCCATCAAACTGTGTCTGATATCATGATTATGTACTGCTCAGTAAAATAAGTCCGTATTTCCTGTACTCACAGCTCATTTTGTTGATTAAATTACTGTCTTTCTATCCCCCCAGTTTGGGCAGCACAAAGCTGAGGGCAAGGGAGGTCTACTGGGCAGTCTCCGAAACATAGTCTACCTACTTATGGACAGAATCAAGTGAGTagatctcacacacacaatggaaCTCTTGCGTCTCAACAGTCTGACTACTGCAATGTGGTGGGACACTTTCAGACCGTCTTGTGCCAATGAGTATGTCTTGTGTTGATCCATGGACGttttccctccctgtcctctcccctgcAGGAGGCATGGTGTGCTGGGCTTATACAAAGGCCTGGAGGCCAAACTGCTCCAGACGGTACTAACGGCAGCCCTCATGTTTGTGGTGTATGAGAAGATCACTGCAGCCACCTTCAAGGTCATGGGCATCAACAAGAAACTGAAGCACTGAGGTGTGAGCGGGCCCTTAGACCTCAACCTGCACTGGCTATACAACAGTGGTCACCACCCACCCTGGTCCCGGAGAGGAGCTCACAGGGTGTGCCGGGTTTTGTTCCTGCCCAGCAATGAAACCCCTGGTTCAACGTTCAGATTGACCTATAACCACGTATCTGGAACTTGATTCTGGTGTGTTTAGCACTGGGTTATGACAAAAGCCTACACACCTGTCTCCAAGATgagggttggtgaccactgggcTACTGACTCCCCATCCCAACTTCCCTTTCCTCAATCCCAACATACACCTCAACCAGAGAtggtgtctctcctcctctcttttccccttaCACTGAGGTTTATTCCACATACAGTATTCATATCTGTCTTCCCTACGCCGCCAATATGGGTGAATCTCTCTGGAAATGGTTGTACATGGTCTTATAGGAGGTGCCATAACTGTCCAGCATATGCATTCTGTGGCAATTGTATTATACCTGAATGAATGGCATTACAGTTGAAGCTTGTTATGCTTTCTCCACCACTATTACCCTGGAGTGCTGATAACAACTAGCAGTTTTACTAGCCAACTCCTTTTGGCTTAGATGTTGTCTTGCCAAATAGTTGCTTAGAAAGACGATGCCAAACAACTATTTGCTTAACAAGCTTGGACAATGCCCAAGCGAGTGAAGAACAATATTCTCAAGAACTTTGAGGGCTTGAGTGAAGCATCAAGGTATTTGCAGACATGGCTATATTCTATTTAAATCTCTGTATATGTCACGGTGCTCCTTCAGCCCTGCGTTAAGACCACTGCAAACCCTTTCCGGAGAGATGTTACTGCTCTTGAAAAGTAGGTGTTGATTTCTCAGCTGGCTGTGACAGTTTGGtggctacagttgaagttggtagtttacatacaccttagccaaatacatttaaactcacaattcctgacatttaatcctagtaaaaattccctgtattaggtcagttgggatcaccactttattttaagaatgtga
This genomic stretch from Oncorhynchus clarkii lewisi isolate Uvic-CL-2024 chromosome 13, UVic_Ocla_1.0, whole genome shotgun sequence harbors:
- the LOC139365132 gene encoding peroxisomal membrane protein PMP34; protein product: MSDNGASAINLLSYETLVHAVAGAVGSMTAMSVFFPLDTARIRLQVDENRKSKSTAILLAEIAKEEGLLSLYRGWFPVISSLCCSNFVYFYTFNTLKKVMVGNQGRSRPGKDLLMGFISGAVNVLLTTPMWVVNTRLKLQGAKFRNEDLQQTHYRGIFDAFSQIIAREGVGTLWNGTLPSLVLVFNPAVVFMFYEAMKRRAGRGGRKITSAEIFLIGAVAKAIATTATYPLQTVQAILRFGQHKAEGKGGLLGSLRNIVYLLMDRIKRHGVLGLYKGLEAKLLQTVLTAALMFVVYEKITAATFKVMGINKKLKH